In the genome of Chryseobacterium arthrosphaerae, one region contains:
- a CDS encoding AraC family transcriptional regulator — MESFKIEPFLHSENSSHYINTKILSDLLIARPDQLFQPHRILFNCIHLFLEGEGVFHVDFKAINVKPRHILFVSPYQVSQFQHDPKYKSKVMIFTEDFFCKSMIQSQFYSETNLFNDPLTLPYFDLGERFEEVCVLFEYIQNELARPHSEMQGIILNNYLFNILLITEEISVSSKINFDFCTNRLLVTRFKSLVNKNLNQHYGLDYYSSELNVSLRTLQNAFLKVENQTPKQWLINRMILEIKRNLMYGGISISEIAYGLGFKEVTNFTKFFKIKTGLTPTQFRNNYGK; from the coding sequence ATGGAGAGTTTTAAAATTGAACCATTCCTGCACAGTGAGAACAGCTCACATTATATTAATACAAAAATACTGTCAGACTTACTTATTGCAAGACCTGATCAGCTTTTTCAGCCGCATAGGATACTATTCAACTGTATCCATCTTTTCCTTGAAGGAGAAGGAGTATTTCATGTAGATTTTAAAGCAATCAATGTGAAGCCAAGGCATATCCTTTTTGTTTCTCCTTATCAGGTCAGTCAGTTTCAGCATGATCCCAAGTATAAAAGCAAAGTAATGATTTTTACTGAAGACTTTTTTTGTAAAAGTATGATCCAGTCACAGTTTTACAGTGAAACCAATCTGTTTAATGATCCTCTGACTCTGCCTTATTTTGATCTGGGTGAAAGGTTTGAGGAAGTCTGTGTTTTATTTGAATATATCCAGAATGAGCTGGCCAGGCCACACAGTGAAATGCAGGGGATTATTCTGAATAATTATCTGTTTAATATACTTCTGATTACAGAGGAGATATCCGTAAGTTCCAAAATCAATTTTGATTTTTGTACCAACAGGCTTTTAGTGACCCGATTTAAATCTCTTGTTAATAAGAATCTGAATCAGCATTATGGTCTGGATTATTATAGCAGTGAATTGAATGTGAGCTTAAGAACACTTCAGAATGCATTCCTAAAAGTGGAAAATCAGACCCCAAAACAATGGCTGATCAACAGAATGATCCTGGAAATTAAAAGAAACCTGATGTATGGCGGGATCAGTATAAGCGAGATAGCTTACGGGCTGGGCTTCAAGGAAGTGACTAATTTTACCAAATTTTTTAAAATTAAAACAGGACTTACCCCAACACAGTTCAGAAATAATTACGGGAAATAA